The following coding sequences are from one Lolium rigidum isolate FL_2022 chromosome 6, APGP_CSIRO_Lrig_0.1, whole genome shotgun sequence window:
- the LOC124663951 gene encoding RING-H2 finger protein ATL39-like has translation MSSNDGSAGNWQQGGGMGPCCGTPTPTLLAALAASFACCFLLVLVFLSLRFLHLRRTWSRRNSAQPLQGQVQAPQPKIGLDAATIALIPSFPYQRDSSASSPAECAVCLSVVDDGETVRQLPACKHLFHQACVDVWLLSNASCPVCRGKAEPAARADRQERAPASAAVVPLEILDEEMEAFSSSTSGPVTERPGLLGGRASGSGQEADLEQQ, from the coding sequence ATGTCCTCCAACGATGGCAGTGCAGGAAACTGGCAGCAAGGAGGAGGAATGGGCCCGTGCTGCGGCACCCCGACGCCGACGCTGCTCGCCGCGTTGGCAGCGTCCTTCGCCTGCtgcttcctcctcgtcctcgtcttccTCAGCCTGCGCTTCCTCCACCTTCGCCGCACCTGGTCGCGGCGCAACAGTGCACAGCCCCTGCAAGGGCAGGTCCAGGCCCCGCAGCCCAAGATTGGCCtcgacgccgccaccatcgcgctcATCCCGTCTTTCCCGTACCAGCGGGACAGCTCGGCATCGTCGCCGGCCGAGTGCGCGGTGTGCCTCAGCGTCGTCGACGACGGGGAGACGGTGAGGCAGCTCCCGGCCTGCAAGCACCTGTTCCACCAGGCGTGCGTCGACGTGTGGCTCCTGTCTAATGCGTCGTGCCCGGTCTGCCGCGGGAAGGCCGAGCCGGCCGCCCGTGCCGATCGGCAAGAGAGAGCCCCGGCGTCGGCGGCCGTCGTGCCTCTCGAGATATTGGACGAAGAGATGGAGGCTTTCTCATCGTCGACGTCCGGGCCCGTGACAGAGCGGCCGGGACTGCTCGGCGGGCGGGCCTCCGGATCCGGCCAGGAAGCAGACTTGGAACAGCAATAG